The Deinococcus sonorensis KR-87 genome includes a window with the following:
- a CDS encoding succinate dehydrogenase iron-sulfur subunit translates to MKINVKILRYNPEKDRKSHWETYPVEAAPGDRVLDVLNYVKWYVDPSLTFRRSCAHGICGSDAMLINGRNRLACKTLLQDIVKEGGTLTAEPIRGLKVEKDLLVDMEPFFDAYRAVMPFFVNNDPTPVGERIQSPEDAERMDHGSNCILCACCTTSCPIYWVNGRYLGPAAIVQAHRFIFDTRDHAARERLAILNQNTGVWRCRTAYNCTEACPRDIPITQLIEEVKRAEMYAQS, encoded by the coding sequence ATGAAGATCAACGTCAAGATTCTCCGGTACAACCCGGAGAAGGACAGAAAGAGCCACTGGGAGACCTACCCGGTGGAGGCGGCCCCGGGCGACCGGGTGCTGGACGTGCTGAATTACGTCAAGTGGTACGTGGACCCCAGTCTGACCTTCCGCCGCTCCTGCGCCCACGGCATCTGCGGCTCGGACGCGATGCTGATCAACGGGCGCAACCGGCTGGCCTGCAAGACGCTGCTGCAGGACATCGTGAAGGAAGGCGGCACCCTGACCGCCGAGCCGATCCGTGGCCTGAAGGTCGAGAAGGACCTGCTGGTGGACATGGAGCCGTTCTTCGACGCCTACCGCGCCGTGATGCCGTTCTTTGTCAACAACGACCCCACCCCGGTGGGCGAGCGGATCCAGAGCCCCGAGGACGCCGAGCGGATGGACCACGGCAGCAACTGCATCCTGTGCGCCTGCTGCACCACCAGTTGCCCGATCTACTGGGTCAACGGCCGCTACCTGGGTCCGGCGGCCATTGTGCAGGCGCACCGCTTCATCTTCGACACCCGCGACCACGCGGCGCGCGAGCGCCTGGCCATCCTGAACCAGAACACCGGCGTGTGGCGCTGCCGCACCGCCTACAACTGCACCGAGGCCTGCCCCCGCGACATCCCGATCA